GGAGCTTTATATCAATTACGGTCTTCTTATTAAAAAACCATTTATAATAACTTATTAAATATCTAAACAAGCCAATCATTCTGAGTGGCTTTTTAATTTACCTAAAGAAAGTAGAAGTCGAATGCCATTCCACTGTAAGTAAATGTCGCAGGTATTGATTATAAGGTTTAATAACAAGAAGGGTTGAAAAAAACACATAATCTTATGGGACAGGTTTTATATGTGGAAACAACTATCGATCTCCTTTTTGTGTAGAACTTATTTTACTAAAGAGGCAGGTTAGTGGAAGAAGAGGTTTTTTACGAATGCGTTGAATAAGTTAATATATGTAAAATATTGAACGGGAAGGAGTGCTTTACTTCAAGTCTGGGGTGGCACTTTTTTCTTAAACTAACGCAGGGCAGCTCAATAATATTTATAGGGGGCATTTTGTGATTAAGTCTTTAAAAGGGCAATTTATCTTATCTATATTTGTGGCTATTGGCTTTGTTTATATTAATTTTTCTAGTATTGAGTTTATTGCTGACAAGAGGGATCCAACCATTCGGGTAATATTTTTCTTCATCATGATTTTATCGGTGTTTAATGCGGGATTATTGACGGAAAAATACATTCAAACAAGAAAGAAGAAATAACTTTTACCCAACTAATGGGGGCATGGGGGAGTTGCATCCATGGATATTCAGTGTCGATGTCAATCGATTTACTTGGTAAATGAAAAACTACCGGAATATAAACGTGGCAGAGACTATACATGGATGATGACACGTACCAAAAGAAATTAGCAGCTCATATAGACTCTTACATGGAGGATTTAGGACTAACGTATAAACAAGCATTTAACAAAGCATACAAAGAAGTAGCATCAAGTGTGACAGTACCATTCATGAGCTTCGAGGATTAGAGAAACAGTTTAGTGCTGAAAGGTGAGTGAAATTTAAATAAGCATAATTAATTTAGTTTTCGAAATAAAGCTTGATAAAATTCACCTCATTAGTTTTTCTTAGAGGTGATTTTGTTATTTGGTATTTATGTTGAAAATTAATATATTTTGAAATGTTATTTCAATTTTGTTCAACAATTGGGCCAGATTGTGGAATAACAACTTCTCATGAAAGTTTACCAAAGGACGCTTGGAGACATTTTTTATTTATCTTACAGGATAATTTTTTTCAAAAGAAGGAAGAACTTTGTAGTGAACTGTAGCGTCTGCTAACGGGGCAGATTAGTTCAATAAGAAATTTCAAAGAATAGGTGAACAAATACCAAAGTATGGTAAAATAAATAGTGGTATAGTATGGTTTTTACATAGGAGGGTTTTTTTGAGAAAATATCGAAAAACAGTTGTCATATTTCTTCTAATAATTACGTTGCTAATACTTACATCCTGTACACAATCAGAAAAATCGAAGACAAAACAAAATATTGAAAGTATCGTTACATCATTCGAACACCCTCAAACAGGTCAAAAATTTAAAATAGTCAATGCCTATAAACTTTATCAAAACTATGCAGATAAAGTTGAAAGCAACCCAAAACAATCACAATGGGAAATCTATAATAAAGAGGTAATTAAACCAATACATAGTGCTTGCTTTGAGAATGTTGAATATCCTTATATGGCAGATTCAGTTCTAAATGTAGCTTCCGACCTTTTAACAGAAAATCAAATATTAAGCGAAAAAATTGATAGGAAAAAAAATGAAAATATTATTAAAGAAGCTCTTTTAAAATCTTCTGAACTCCTACCATCTGAAAATGAAATAACTGTATGTGTTTTTCCTGCTACAAATACAAATAAACTAATGACTACTTTGGGGGCAGGGAAAATAATAGTCCATTACAATAAAGATTATACCGAAGATGATATAAGGTATAGCATGCCTCACGAATATCATCATAGTGTTTGGACAGAGAAGTACTTACGTAATGCTCCATCTTTTACTGTTTTGGATAACCTAATATTTGAAGGAAAGGCGGTTATGTTTAATAAGTTAGTTTATCCTGATATTGATAGTGCTCCAATTCATTCAACATTCAACAAATATTATTGGTCAAAAATTGTATTAGATCTCGAAAGGGTTGACTTGAATCGGTCATCAGAAATTCTTGCGGGAGGTAATGGCCTTCCTAGTTTATATGGTTACGGTGAGGGCTATAGAATGGTTAAATCCTATCTTGATTTGCACCCTAATGTAACCCCTGAGGAATGGACTGCCCTAAGTGCAAAAGAAATTTTAGAAGAAGGAAATTATCTTGAAAACTATAAATAACAAATCTATGAATGAATTAACATGTATTATTCGGGTAATTATATGTTAATGATTAGTTAAAAATCATTGAGTTGCGTATGCAGCTCTTTTCTCTTTTTTCTATATTCAAAAAGGGGGCTACATTACAATAACGCTCATCTAATTGAAAAACTTTTATAATTTAAAAAAGCCAATCATTCTGAGTGGCTTTTTAATTTACCTAAAGAAAGTAGGAATAGAAATCGCAAGGAGCGGGTATTTATTATTGCCAGTTTGGATATTGAGCTGGAGAAAGAAGCCGAGGCTGTGAAGAAAAAATAAAAAGCAAATTACTTAGAAAGAGATCTTTTACCTTTCTTATTTTCTTTCCATTCTCTGTGTAATTCCATTAAAGACTTCTTCGTTAAGATAGATAAATCTTGTTTCCCTAGATAAAGCATTGTCAAAGCTGCAGTTTTATTAGAATGGAATGAACTTAGTTTTACATCACTCATTAATTACACCTCCTTCCTACTGTAAATATTAGACTGAGAGGAGGGAAAGCCTTTATTTTAAGATGTGTTACCAAAAGATGTTTGGGAGCTTTAATAATTCAAATAACAAAGCAGAATACTTTATTAAAGCGAAGGTAAATATTTAGAACAAATGAACGAAAATTATATGATAAGATGGTTATTAATTACATTAAATGGTTTTAATTCGTATGGAGGGTATTTATGCATGATTTTTATTTAATAAAAAAGACCGAAACACAAGATGAAGATTTTTTAAAATATTTTTGGAGAGATAAAGAGGATTACAAAGATTTAATTGTTGAATACATTGGACTTGAAGATAACATAGTGGAATATATTTATGATTCACTTACATGGATTCCATGCAGGAACCCAAGCTTACCTGGAATGCCTAAACACATAGGCTTTAATAACATTGGCGTCACCCTATTTGATGAAAATTCAGCCACTTCGCTTATTTCTATTTTTACTGCTTGGAGTGATTTATTAAAAATGGTCCAAAAGAAATCCTAAAAATGATTTATTACCATAATTACTCTGAGGATGAATTAGTGCGTTTCGATAGAGACTATGCGGTAGCAAAATTTGAAAAATTCAGTTCTATGTCCAAACAACTGTCTAAGGACAAATATTATATATATCATTGTGGGATATGAAAATCAAAAATTAATTTTAATTTGAGCAGAAGTCGATAAGAGTTTATCCTGATTAACAGTCATTATGCAATAATCGTTACCAAGCAGTTTAATTCAATAAGCAACTGTTTGACGTGGTGAGATTTGTTTAAATGAAGGTGGGAAGGAGAAACGATGAAAAAATCTTTTAGTAAGTTAGATAAGATACAAATTGTCATTGGTATCATTGCGTTGATACTCGCAATGCTTGGGTTTATTTACGATAATTTAATAGAAATCGCACTCATATTAATGTCTATAAATTTGCTTGTAAATGGGATACGATATTTAAGTAAAGACAAAAAATCCATTTCTACATATTTGTTGATAGTAATTGCGATACTATTACTTTTCCTTTCAATCTATAATTTATTGTAGTAACAGGGACTTTAGTGCAACTAGGATTTATAAAGTATACAAAAAAATAAATTAAATAACGTTTCCAAATCGAAGTTTGGACGTATACCAAAAAGTCACGAATGTTGTTAAATCAGCGTTTGTGACTTTACTTATGTATATTTTTTATTCTGCTTTTTATGCAAAGAGCATCTGGTTCTATGAAAAGAAGCAACTCTATTTTGACTGGCAAGGTATATATTACTTTTCATGTTTTAAAATTTCCCAAATATCACGTAATCTCTTAACTGCCTCTTCTTTCGTATAAGGAAGTTCTTTGTAAAATTTCTATAGTTCTGGATTGTTAGAAGTATAGAGATGAATTAAAGCAACATTTGTATGAATTGGCTCTTAAATCCTTGGCTAAAGTTAAATTTTAAAGAACCAAAAAGTCTATTTATTGACTAGTATGTTAAATATTTTTTTATATTTAAAAATATTTTATAATTAAAATTGACAATTATATTTCCAGTAAAGGAGAGATTTGCGTTGAAAGCTAAAGGTATTTTAAAAGGAATTACTATAGGCATTGTTGGCTCCCTTATTATCCCTTACTTTTTTCATAGAATAGCTTACGGTTTAGCAGGAGGTTATGTAAGCTTAAGCTACTGGGGAGATAGTTGGTTATATATAGCCTTGTCTATTCCTTTGATTTTATCCATGGCCATAATGGGATATTATCTATCTAGTCAAAATAATGTCCAAAATAAAAAAATGTGGTGGATTAGCTTTTTTGTAACTTTTATTGTCAGCTTATTTACCGGCACGTTGGGTATTATAATTAGTGAGATGATATTACGGGGTAATTTAAATAATTTTAATCTTGAGGGATCGATGATATGGGGTGTCATTTACAGTATTGTACTCCTACCGATAACGGTTCCTTTAGGCAAGTTTATTTTAAGTTTATTGTATATATGGATTCAAAAAAATAAAGTAATTATTTAAGAATATATGTGAGTTACTACTTTCCATTTTTCAAATTTCTAGCCCTAGCTTCTTGTTTTCAAATTTCTTCTTGTTGACGAACCACTTAGAAGGAAGTTGTAAACTAAATTGCTAGGGCTCGTCCAAAGCATCGCTATACCTGTTCTCCTTGACCATTAATATTTCTAAGAAATTATTCCTTTGTAAAATATTTAGGGTCAATTTTATCTATAACTGAAACAAAATTATAGAGATCCATTATTAATTTCTCATTTGTTGTTAGATCGGTTTGGTTATTGATAAGAGCTATCCACTCTTTTTCTAACTCATCAATATGTTTACCGTAAACCTCATCTATCTTTTTAGCCAAATCCTTATCATTGTATATCTGTTCAAATTTTTCTATTCCATAAGTATCAATTAAATATGAAATAAAAGAAGAAGAATGAATATAGCTCATTTTCATAAGGGCATTCTTCTCATATTCATTTGTAAATTTAGGACGAAAATAGGAATGGGCATAATTCGTATCTATTAACTTGCTAATAGGTATTAATTTATTTGAATCTATAAAATGCTTCATGATTTGATGAGAATGAATTGTAGTATTTCCGTATTTTTGTTCCATATAATCAGCAAAACCTTCTTGTGTAAAATAACCACTACTTGTATCAAAATTATTTCCATAACCGAGTATAGAATGTGTCATTTCATGGACAAGTGGATATCGATCATCCTTAATGTCATATAGCAGGATTTCCTTTGCAAAGCCCCATGAATTTTGATTTCCTTCATTAAAAAATATCTGAATTCTGTCAGATGGAACATATGTAGTATGGATTGAATTTTTTATTACTTCATATGCAGCAAATATTTCTTCTTTAATTGTTTCTACCTTTTCTTGGGGAATCTGAATATTATTAATAACCTCAAAGGTTATTTTACCATCCGGTGTAGTGACAATATTTTCTTCACTTTTTTCTTGTTCTTTAGGAACAACTGGAGCTTGAGTACAGGCTGTTAATAGGAATACTAATATAAGGATATAGCCTCTAAACTTAATCATATTTACCTCCATAAAAATAGTATTTTCTAGTTTATACGGAAATAAAATGTAAAAGTTTCATTTTTTAGAATATTTAATTAATGTATCAACACACAACCGAAAATCCACAATTATAGAGACGAGTAATTGGGGAGTCTTTAACGGATCACCATATACTACTTACCAAGCAACGGGAGCAATCCATTCAGAGAGAATAAATTGAGGGATGTTTAAATAAAAAAAGAGTATTAATCTTTTGGATTAACACTCTTTTTTGTTCGTGCAATATATTATGGTTTGGATTGAGTATTCCACTCTTTAAAGTAATCTAAAAGGTCAGCATGAAACTCCATATCTGTATTTAAGATTTCACAGCCATTATCATCATAAAGATGGAAAATACATTTCGTATTAGTATTCACTAAAAAAACATCAGGAGCATAAATACTATGTTTTCTTTTTAGTCGAGGATTTTGAGATAAAAAGTCCTCATGAATACATGTTTTTAGCAGTAATTCTAATTTTAAATCCAAGACTTTACAATATAATTCCATTTGTTGAACTGAAATCTTATCTTCATCGAATAGCCAAGTATATTCTTGGAGTAATAATGAATACTTTTTCTTTTGATTCTTTACATATCTTTTAAAAAAGTTTGGATTTACTGTATTTTTTGTTTCATCAGGGTATGAATTTACAACAACAATGACATCATCAGTTTTTTTAAACAACAAACCCACAATTTCAGATACTTGTTTATACTCTATATGAAATCTAGGTAAATTATGTTTATCATAATTTTGATGATTATCATTACCTAACTCAACATGAATACCTGTATCCCAATTATGATAAAAATCTGGCGATAATGCTAATCCATTATAATGTTCTTCCATAAATTTTTTTAATTGCATATTAAGTCACCTTATTTCCACATTATTTTATTATTCATCAATGACGTTACCATTCTTATCTAGTGAAGCTGTTCTTTCACTAGCACCTTTTTTCCATACTTTCCATGCCTTTTTCTCACCATTATAGCCTATGTGACCTGCTGTATCAGCTTTATTCTGTTGTGAACTATCGTTATATGAATAAGCCAGTGTTTATTAGCAGCGAACTAACTTTTGACGAGATGCTTGTTCAAATGGATGAAGGTCTCGGTACACGCTTTTATCAAATGTGTAAGCAGTTTTTTATTCATATCGATAAGGATTTAGGGTTGAACTACAGATTAAAGTGAGGGGCGCCAAGCTCCTTGATTGGAGGGAGAATGGATGAAGAATGATTATAAACAGATTTTAGCCAAGATTCGTGAGGCGAGATGTGAGTGGGAACTAAACAAACTCATGAATGAGCTTGACGAATTCAACAAGCAAAATTACAAAGCTACTGCTATCGATATCGCTTTGGAAACTGGTGACCGCAGGGCTTTTAATAAATTGGTGGTGTGTGAAACAAATGACTAAAAATTTCACATGGAATGCACCAAATGCAGAGCTGCTGAAATGCCCTGTGCCTGGCTGTCATCACATTGGGACCATCATTACGAAAAAGCATTGCTGGCTAGTGCATGGCATGACGAGAGATGAAGTTGGTAAAAAGTATGGAAAGCCTAAACGCATTTTGACATATAGCGAGAATCAAATTAAAGCGAGGGGTGCGGAATGGGTGAACAATACTTAATTGATCAGATGGTGTTACACACTAGCCTCTACAAAAAATATCAGTACAAAGAAAACGAGATAGGGTTTTATCAGAACCTTGAAGCTTTACGCGTGCTGAAGGGGCTTAACACACAGGACGAGGCTTTGAATTATATTGCATTTACTGGAGGATTGAAGGCTACATGAGATTGTGTAATGTTACGAATAACTCGTGTCTTAAAGAATATGTACAGAATTTTCTGGTTAAATTCTGTTCTTTCGCTTCTTACCAGTATCAACACCTATTTCAAAAATAAAGAGGACCATAAGAAAGAAAAATACAATTTTCATAATAGGGTTAGCCGTCCAAAAGCCTAAATAATACAGGAAAACAAGGATGATTGATAATAGAGTTTTAACAATCTTTAGAGTCATCCTAAAACCTCCTAACATTTGGGATTACTGATTATAAAATAATAACATAGTTAGGATATTTATAGAACATTGTATTGATCCATTTACTGCACAATTTGAGGATTATGCGAAAAAATGTGCAATAACGGGAGGTGATTGTGTTTGAAGCGAGTTTTAAATTATGTCGGTTCTAAATGGAATCTGGCTAGATGGATAGTAAACCAAATGCCCTAGCATGAGGTGTATCTTGAGCCATTCTTCGGTAGTGGTGCTGTCTTATTCAATAAGCCACCTGCACGTATCGAAACAATAAATGATTTAGATGGCAATATCGTCAATCTATTCAAAGTCATACGCGACCAGCCTGAACAACTGGCTCAACAAATTCAACTTACGCCCTATTCAAGACAAGAATACAATGAATCATTTACAGCATTGAAGGGTGAATTAAATTCGTTAGAAAGAGCTAGGGTATTCTTAGTTCGTTGTTGGATGTCTAGGGGAGGAAAAACAAGTGATAGAACAGGGTGGCGTCACAATGTAGATTCAACGACTTTCAGTGCCTTGCCTGATTGGCGTAAACTACCAGCTATCGTTTTAGAAGCAATGGAGCGATTAAAACATGTACAAATTGAAAACTTAGATGCTACTACATTGATAGGTCGTTATAACAAAGAGAATTGTTTGATTTACAGTGATCCACCGTATTTATTCAGTACACGTACAAAACGACACTATGCTTATGAAATGACGGATGAACAACATGAAACTTTATTGCGATCTTTAAATAAACATCGGGGTTTTGCCATGATTAGTGGCTACAACAACGATATATACAATGACATTTTACGAGGATGGACAAGGATTTCAAAGATGGCCACAACCGAAGCAGCACAAGAAAAGTGTGAAAGTCTGTGGCTTAATCCTCAAATAATTGAGCGTGGATATATACAAGAAACACTTTTTGGAATTGTGTAGGCGATTACTTGAAACACCAACAAACACAAGGCATTGTAATCTCCTTTGAATAACAGCCGCGGTTTGTGTTATTGCCAAAGTTCGAAAAGAACGGAAAGAAATATCGTGAAATTGGTTATAACGCTGATTTCACTGTTCATTATGCAGATGGTCATACAGAAGGAGTTGACATCAAAGGGATGGTTACAAAGCAATTTGAATTGAGGAAGAAGTTATTAGAATATCGTTATCCGCATGAATTAAAGTTTTTAACGTATTCAAAGATTGATGGTGGTTGGATAACTCATGATGAACTGAAAAAGGCTAGGAAAGCACGTAAAGAAGCTAAAGTCGGGTGATGAAGTGAACACAGTACGTAAGTAAGTTAAACAACGCAGAGCCCGCCTAATAAATCATCAGGACCACATAGCTTTTCTCAAATGCAAGGGGTGTTCAAAACGTAAGGCTTATGATTCTAGTAAGAAATGTAGAGGATGCAAGGTTTATAGAGAACTAAGGAGCATTGGGAAAGAGCTGGAGCAGATTAGTCGTTTGCGTAGGTGGCTTAAGTGAAGAGTTGAAGTAAGGGGATAGCATTGTTAAACATCATGGGGCGATGATTGCCATCCCAGAACTAAATTATGTATTGGAGTTAAATATTATTCTAACTATAAGTATGTAAGAAAAGAATATTAAAAGGGCCACTGGACCAGAGTGACCCTAAACCAACAAATCAAGAGGTGTCAAACTAAGAAACTAGCTTAACACTACTATTTATATGATTGGATAACTATGTTTGTATAGTTCATAGCCCTTAAAAAAGATATAAAAAAAGCTATAACGGCGAGGTCGTCATAGCCCAAGTAAAGTGTGTGATAGTGACAGATCTATTTTTTTCCAAGTTGTGTTGAAATTTATACATTAGCAATAAAAAAGGATCACTTCAATTAAGGAAGTGATCAACGGGAAGTGCCAATTTCTAAAGGATTAGTTAGAGTGATATATCTCTCAAGCAAATTACAGGACACTTTATTTTATGTATTAAAAAGTGAATAGTTTAGGCGGTAGGTTATTGTTTAAAAAAGAGGGAGGCTATGGAGGTTCGATTGAGTACGACAAACCCTCTCCCCAGTTTGATACTGGGGAGAGGGTTTGTCAGGTAAATAAATATTATTTTTCTGGATAATCTACATGTAATGGTGGTGGAACTAACCAACCTTTAGTTTTATTAAGACGTAGTAGTTTGGCACCGATTAGAGCTTTTGCTGCATGGAATTGACCATACATTAATGCGATATCTTCACGAGTGGAAGTACCCATTGCCTGACTGCATGCAACTAATCCAGCAGCTAGGTCTACTGACAGTGCAGCACTAATTTCTGGATCACTAAATTTTGCTCCTGGAGGGATATCCTCCATTCTTGCTACAGGTCTTTCAGGTGGAGCAGGAGGTAAACCAATACCATTAGTTTTTAGTATTTTTTCTAATTGTTTTACTTCGTCCCTACAAAGTTCGATTATATCTTCAATAATTTTTTTTAGATCTTCGTCACCTGCATGATTATAGAACGTTTGATAGCCAGCAATCATTCCGTAGTCTGTCATTAAACCTGTCCAAACACTAAATACTTCACCGTAATGCAATGGTTCATCTTTTGGATTTCCGCTAAGTATTCCCATACTACACTTCCTTTTCTGGTTTTCGCCATTTTTCAAACAAGGATAGTATGGATGGAATTTTAAAAATAATTCATATAAAAAAAGTATACTGAACAATTTGAGGAAAATGGGTAACAAAAAACTCGAAAGATATTGTTCAGTAAGCAAGTGAGAACACGGGTTATTAATTATCTGATATGAATGAAAAAATATGAATAGAAAAAAGGAGTAAATCCCTTGTCGAAGGAAACTTACTCCTGACTATTTTTACTAAGTATTTTATCTTTAAACAATTGGACTTAACAATTTAAGGATAATAGAAGCATTTACGTTTATTTGTGTGCCTCCAGCCAAAGTTTGTAGGGTAACTGCTGCGGCAGACGAATGATTTCTAAGTGTAAGAATCCCTCCGGATGATATTAAAACTAATGCCTGACCAGTGTTTTGTTGAGTGCCTGCTCCTGAACCATAGACTGCTTGGGTAACAGGTGCACCATTTAAAAACAGTGTGAATTGGTTAGGTTCCACACCTGATACGATGAAAGTAACTTCGTAGACTCCTGGTGTGGTAACAAAAATTTGAGAGGTTCCAGGTACATGCGTAATTCCAGGTGTAACTAAGCCTGTTGAATCGAAAAGAATATCAGCCTCTATAGCTACAACTTCTGCACTTAGATTGTAAATATATCCATATTCACATAAACCGCTACAGGGTGAAGGTGGTGTTACCGGAGTGATACCAGTCATTCCACAGAGCTCCACAGCAGTAAAAGGTCTTGTTTGTCGTCCACATAAACAGGAATGTTTATTACAGTTACTACAATTATCCATATTTCCACCTCCATTTGAAGTATTCTATTCGTATGAAAAATGGAGTTAAGGGCAATCGGCTCTGCTGTATTTAATTTATAAAAATTAATTTATTGCACATTTTGAGTAAAATGGTCAGTAAATAGAGATAAGAAAAAGCCGCAACGTTGTCACACGCTACAGCTTTTCTATAACAATATGTAGATAACTGCAATGACTGAAATTGGCTTCTCAATCATCAAAAAGTTAGAAGAATTCATAGCAGTTACAATTCATTATTAACAAACTTGATTAATTTTATACAAAACGTGGGCAAAATCGAAATAATAGGTGGTGATAGAAAATCAATATCATTGGATTCGTAGTATTTATTGGAGTTCTTTCTACTATTTGTGCGATTTTATGCTTTATGTTATTTAAATTATTTGATCGGACTAAAAAAGAAAGTAAGAAATAATTAATCAATCATGTTAGAAATCACAATGGTTCAAGATTATAAAATTTAAGGGTCACTGGACCAGAGTGACCCTAAACCAACAAATCAAGAGGTGTCAAACTAAGAAAATAGCTTAACACTACTATTTATATGATTGGATAACTATATTTGTATAGTTCATAGCCTTTGGAAACATAAAAAACTATAGCGTCGTCACACGCTACAGCTAAAAATTGGTTATTCCACTTGAGCCTTTTCAAAAGTATTATACCACAGCTTAAGGGGGCTAACCTGATGGGCAAACAAGGGCAAATGAAAGTAACGAAAGAGAATTTACTGCAGTGGATTAAGAATTATCGATGGATGGTTGAAACCATCGAGGAAGCAAGACAACCGGTTGCGAAAATGGATAATAACAGCTATATTGGAGCTAAAACAGCTAGGTATGGTATTGAGGCAACATTACCGAAGGCTAGTGGAGGTATAAGTGATCCGGTGTTTACAGAAGTACAACGCAGAGTTTATGCACTTAATTATCGCATTAAGGAATATGAGCAGAAGATTGCTGAAGTACAGAAACGCATTCCATTTGTAGATGGTGATAGAGAGGTTGAAGTCCTTCACAGATTGCTTGATGGTGATAGCATGCGAGCAATTGGCAAGCATATGAAACTTTCCAGTACAACGATATTTAGAGTAAGAAATAATATTTTGAGTCAAATGATTAAGTAGCCTTTTTGGCTACTTTTTTAATAACAATTGTTCAACAGACGGGCCATATTGTGGAGTAACTCTTAATAAGAAATAATTGGATATTTATGTTAAAGTGTAATTAGATTTGTGAATCAATGTACTTAAACTAACGGGGGAGTTTAGTTGAGGAGTGTTGTTAATTTGGGTTCGGGCAAATGGCCAAATTATTGAATAAAAGAGGGTTCATAAGCGAGGCGAAGTTGATTATATACGAAAAATACATGTGATAAGGTGTGATACTACATGTCATTTGTATTTTTTGAAAGGGGGATATTTAAAATGGTTTTCGTTAATAAAACATGAGAAAAATAATAATTGAACTCAAATAAGTTTGCTTAAAGGAGATTGAAATGATGGGATTTGATGAATGTATAAAAGAGGATTTTAGTGGGGTCATATCGGTCACTCAAAATGGTAATAATGTATACCGTAAAGCTTTTGGATATGCAGATTTATCAAATAAAGTATCAAACGAGATTGATACAAAGTTTGCAACAGCCTCAGCAGGTAAAGTATTTGTTGCCATAGCTATTTTGCAATTGATTGAACAAAGTCGATTATTTTTTGATAGTCGTATTGGGGACATCTTGAATTTTAATTTAAACAATATTGATCCTCATATCACTATCAGGCAGTTGCTTAATCATACATCGGGAATACCCGACTATTTTGATGAGTCTATCATGGAAGATTATGATGAACTGTGGATTGACTACCCCAATTATAAAATTCGCACATCATTGGATATCATCCCTTTATTTATTC
The genomic region above belongs to Lysinibacillus sp. FSL W8-0992 and contains:
- a CDS encoding collagen-like protein; amino-acid sequence: MTGITPVTPPSPCSGLCEYGYIYNLSAEVVAIEADILFDSTGLVTPGITHVPGTSQIFVTTPGVYEVTFIVSGVEPNQFTLFLNGAPVTQAVYGSGAGTQQNTGQALVLISSGGILTLRNHSSAAAVTLQTLAGGTQINVNASIILKLLSPIV
- a CDS encoding DUF2268 domain-containing putative Zn-dependent protease (predicted Zn-dependent protease with a strongly conserved HExxH motif), translating into MRKYRKTVVIFLLIITLLILTSCTQSEKSKTKQNIESIVTSFEHPQTGQKFKIVNAYKLYQNYADKVESNPKQSQWEIYNKEVIKPIHSACFENVEYPYMADSVLNVASDLLTENQILSEKIDRKKNENIIKEALLKSSELLPSENEITVCVFPATNTNKLMTTLGAGKIIVHYNKDYTEDDIRYSMPHEYHHSVWTEKYLRNAPSFTVLDNLIFEGKAVMFNKLVYPDIDSAPIHSTFNKYYWSKIVLDLERVDLNRSSEILAGGNGLPSLYGYGEGYRMVKSYLDLHPNVTPEEWTALSAKEILEEGNYLENYK
- a CDS encoding DUF3231 family protein gives rise to the protein MGILSGNPKDEPLHYGEVFSVWTGLMTDYGMIAGYQTFYNHAGDEDLKKIIEDIIELCRDEVKQLEKILKTNGIGLPPAPPERPVARMEDIPPGAKFSDPEISAALSVDLAAGLVACSQAMGTSTREDIALMYGQFHAAKALIGAKLLRLNKTKGWLVPPPLHVDYPEK
- a CDS encoding LuxR C-terminal-related transcriptional regulator, with translation MGKQGQMKVTKENLLQWIKNYRWMVETIEEARQPVAKMDNNSYIGAKTARYGIEATLPKASGGISDPVFTEVQRRVYALNYRIKEYEQKIAEVQKRIPFVDGDREVEVLHRLLDGDSMRAIGKHMKLSSTTIFRVRNNILSQMIK
- a CDS encoding DUF1064 domain-containing protein, yielding MLLPKFEKNGKKYREIGYNADFTVHYADGHTEGVDIKGMVTKQFELRKKLLEYRYPHELKFLTYSKIDGGWITHDELKKARKARKEAKVG
- a CDS encoding DUF3885 domain-containing protein gives rise to the protein MQLKKFMEEHYNGLALSPDFYHNWDTGIHVELGNDNHQNYDKHNLPRFHIEYKQVSEIVGLLFKKTDDVIVVVNSYPDETKNTVNPNFFKRYVKNQKKKYSLLLQEYTWLFDEDKISVQQMELYCKVLDLKLELLLKTCIHEDFLSQNPRLKRKHSIYAPDVFLVNTNTKCIFHLYDDNGCEILNTDMEFHADLLDYFKEWNTQSKP
- a CDS encoding DNA adenine methylase, with amino-acid sequence MYLEPFFGSGAVLFNKPPARIETINDLDGNIVNLFKVIRDQPEQLAQQIQLTPYSRQEYNESFTALKGELNSLERARVFLVRCWMSRGGKTSDRTGWRHNVDSTTFSALPDWRKLPAIVLEAMERLKHVQIENLDATTLIGRYNKENCLIYSDPPYLFSTRTKRHYAYEMTDEQHETLLRSLNKHRGFAMISGYNNDIYNDILRGWTRISKMATTEAAQEKCESLWLNPQIIERGYIQETLFGIV